DNA sequence from the Phoenix dactylifera cultivar Barhee BC4 chromosome 13, palm_55x_up_171113_PBpolish2nd_filt_p, whole genome shotgun sequence genome:
GAATAATTCTAAAATATGGGCTTCCATTAATTacgtatttttgttttataaaatggattagacgtatggctcataatggtactatggttaagcctaatatgatgtgtgatcattttgttttatgtgCTTTGGTGCGCCTTGAATGTATAGAattgagtcctatttattaTGGTAATTTTAGTATATAGGCCAGAAAATTCAATTAGGATTTGGAGCCTTTAATGGAAAGGCTCCCTTATGTTTCCTATATAAAAGCTAGATCCTTctctcctctccatatggtCCATAGCTTGCTCCATTGACCACTATCTTTTGTGAGGAACAAGAAAGAGAAGATTCAGCCGCTATTATTCCAGATGATTGAAGAACGTATTCAATATGTAGGTATATTTCTCAAATTTGAATATAGTATTATTGTGGTTCTAAATCATAGCATGTTACGATTTATTATTAACATGGAGCCCATATCTGACATTGCACATGAAACAAGTGGCTTTTCTTCTGTCCCTGCAAAGCTACCAGGGACACGGGCCAAAAACTACCAACTGCCCTCTCCCTGTGTgtgtctctgtgtgtgtgtgtgtgtgttcaaCTTCCCCAACTGTAGCATTATTGCATTCTTTTTTTGTGATTGCATGATGTGTACTGTCTTTTTGTGCATAGAGCCAACCCCAACGGCCTATATCAACCCCAGCTCCCTCACCAAATCCTCAGCCAGGAGAACACAAGGCTTTCTAATCCCAGTATTCTTCCTTCTTTAGCTCGGCCATGGCAAGCAAAATGCGCATGGTGGTTCTAAGCTTTGTCTTCATGCTACTCCTATCCATTGAAGGCCaggtctctccctctctctctctctctctctctctctaaaagctGTGCTCATGAACCATCCATAGGGTGTCAGTGGAGATCCATGTCAATTACATGCATTGCATTGTTTTGTTTCAGAGTACCATGATTTTTCAGTTGAACATCTGATATTTCATATGATCCATAGAATTGGACGAGTATGTTTGCCCAGGCCAGGTTAATTTATTCAAAACTAGAATTAAAATCCTAGTTATCCATACAATTGGGACCTTGTTCTTGCAAGTATTTAATAATGCATAACGCATGCATAAATTCTGACCCAATTCAAACACATTGCCTCCCTAATAATAGCAGTATATGTACAGACTATAGAAGCATAACAGTAGCTGCATGGTGAATGCAGGCTAATCACCATTCTCCAAGTCCAGCTGCCCAGCCAGGAAACACTCCAGCCCCAACTCCTCAACCCATCAAATTTCCCTTGGTAAGGAGGCTCAACTAAGCCCTTCTCTTGCCATCTTTATAATTCACTTGAAATTTTCCTAGCCAACTAAAACTCTATCATGCTTGAATTGCAGTATGGAACAACTCAAGGAAGCCTCCAACCCCAAGGCAAGAAACATTTTCTTCCCCATTTTAACTTCACTCCTTCCTACATCTCACCTCCTTCGCTAAGAATTATGTGATCATGAACCTCTTGCAGAATGCCCGGGCCATTGCGCGTCTCGATGCTCGGCGACTGCCTACAAGAAGCCATGCATGTTCTTCTGCCAGAAGTGCTGCTCCAAGTGCCTCTGTGTGCCTCCCGGCACGTATGGGAACAAGGAGTTCTGCCCTTGCTACAACAATTGGAAGACCAAGAGAGGGGGACCCAAGTGCCCATGATGGATGATCTGATCTTTCTTTATGGGCTTTCCCTGTCTTTGGAGTACAATGTAGCTATCTACGTTTTTTGTTGAGCCAAGTTGTAGTTATGTTCCAATCATCAGGCACCTTAGCTAAATATTTGGACAAGGTTGGGACTGTAGCCAGGTTCCACAATGCTGTATTGATGGTTGAAAGGGTACTCTCTTGTTGTATATATCTTTGACTGTTCTGCTTCTTGGCCGTTCCCTAGGCTTTGTCAAGTTGGATGCGGTGTAACTAAATTTCAAAGTGGATCGAGGACATTCAGATCAAAATAAAATGGGTTAAAAAGTATGCAGTAATACTTTCTCTCCTGAACTTGGCTTAGCCTGAAGCTCTGTTTCGGTTTTCTGAGGAGTGATTCATGATAAATGTTGATTTTTATGCATTTTAACTTCAAAATAAAACTCATTTATTCCCTCAAGAAGAACTAAAACCTTGTGTGCATTCTGATAAACAATGCGAGGAAAATGAGGTGCTTCACCTCTTTGGTTTCTCAGAGAGTGATAAAATAATCATTTTCAATGGAAAACAGAGTAAACAGAAAATAGAAGTAGTGGTTTCCATTATTTGATTGCACTTATAAAAGAGAATGTTGTAGAGGAGGGGCTTTGCTCTTATTTAGGTATGCAATATATTTTATTcgacatttaaataaaaaataatcagaTTGAGTTTTATCTATGTATAGGACGTTCAAGAACTACGTGACCTTATAACTGATTGATACCTTCTTACATTAAAAACAAGTCAACTTATTATCGATTTCAACATACACACActcacacatatacatatacatactatgtatgtatgtatttatgtatgtgtgtatgtgtgatgtatatgtatgtatgtatgtgtgtgtatatatatgtctaTATATCACTTTGGTTTCTATGTATAGCTTAATAAGAGTAGCGTCAATTACTTCTTTGTATCTTCAAGCTGTTTCATGTGATCACTTTGGTTTCTTTGAAGTATCTGAGCTGTAGGAGAACTTGTCCATATGCTCACTGGGATTTAGGTGGATATGATTTTAACCTAAAGATGGGATACTGTCCTGCTTAAATTGGTAGTATCCAGATTAATaggttgattttttttaacaatttaGTAACATCTTATATGTGCTTCTAGCCAATCATTTGACTGTAAAATACTAAGTAGATTTGAtgtgagaagaggaagagggatgATGTACATGTCAAacaggaacaagagaaaaaacatTTTCAAAGGCTTATTTTACATGCATAGGATGGCAATGGCAAAGGATGTTGAAGCAAAACAGAGTAATCAAAGACAATGGACATAAAATTATCAGCCTATTAGGCAAAAATACCAGATGAGGTGGTTGGAATTTCTGCACAGATGTGCATGTGCTCaaaggaattaaaaaaaaaaaaaaaaaacttcgtgGGAGAGATTGGATTCGTTTCGATTTATCTTAGAAAGGGGAAGAAGATTTGAACTGACATACATGGTTATAATTGACAAGGATCTGAACAATAATACAAATAGATGAAAGTTTAAGTTTTTTGGTGTTTTCTTCTTGCAATCAGAAAGtttgttaaaatatttaattatccaATTTTAAACACATGGGATAGTTATATTGTAATCCATGGTTTTGCTTATTTGCTAATGGATATGCACTAAATTTCCCTAAATGTTCATTAGAAATGAACTGAGGTTGTATGTCTGAGTTGGCTTAAACAATGAATGATGGACCCTATGGGATCTCATCAGGTGCAGATCACCTCTTCAATGTCCCTCAGCAAATGATCAATTTTCTCctgattataatttttttttttaacaacatTCTCCCTCAGTTATTGCCTTTTAAGCCACTGAATAGATTGCAtcaaaacttttctttttcttaggtTGCACAATAAAAGAGTTGCAAGAagaatttattgcatcttttttcTTGGATTTGTTGCATGATcttgttatttcaatttcatccTAAGAATGTGAGTGACTCAGTGGTCTAAGGGGGTTTAAATGTTGTGGTTCAATCATTGTCTCATctatctctggatatatctgtGATGGACCGCTCAAGGCCCGGTCCGCTTGACCGGCCTCACCCGAGCTTGGCCCAGCCCAAGCTCACatcagaaaaaaagaagaagaaaagagtaaaACTGATCCGTCCGACTCGTGGTTCTTCCTTTTTCGCATAGACTTCACGGCTGCCCGTTATTGTGCTCGCCGGAAATCGGGGCTGTCGGACGCCGCTGGAGCCGAGGTAACGCCCTCTcctttctctcctcttcttcctcttcttcccacgACTAGGAATCGGGGCCGCCGGCCGAGAAATCGGCCGGAAATCGACCGGCAAAAGAAGACCCTGTTTTCCCctgtctttcttcctctttccgaCAACCGCAGGCGCCGGCGTTCGTCGCCGAGCGCCTTGGCCCTTCTTTGCATCGGCCCCGGGCCGGAGCCAGACCCCAGCCGCCGGCATGCGGGCTGGGAATCCGAGGACAACCGAGCCCAAAACCCCCCTGTTCGACCCTGTTTTGGGTTGGATTCGGCCGgacggccgccgccgccggctgcCCTCTGCTGCCCGCCACCGTCGCCTCGCCGGATCACCATGGCCAACCACCAGTCCaccctccgcctcccccctgtttaccaagaaagaagaaaggaagaaagaagaagaggagagagaaccatccctcttcctctctctctctcctcttttttttctctctctactttctctctcttgaaCATCTATGGAATCTAGTATCAGATCCTGTCGGCCTGATCTACGAACCTGTGTTGACCCTGTAATGGGGCCCTGGTTCCGTCCTTGTACCAGGCTGCCTACTAAGCCGAGCACCCCAACCCTGTTGAATGTTCTTAAAATCTTTATTGATGAACTATGTTGATTAACTTTGGCCCTGATCAAGTCTATGCTCTATGAGTTAATGATTGAATCGCTCAAGCCTAACCCATCCAGAATCGCCGAGCACTGTCACCCGACCAACTGTCtcctttcttatttattttaattcgaatAGAAATTAATCTCGCTTTCAATATTTTTAATAGGGTTAACTCAATTGCCTAGTGAAGTTTAATGACTTAAAACGAAAGAGGTAAGTAAATCTTATATTCCTTACTATTTTTTGAACTTGTAAATAAGGCTTATACTCCTTACTAAATATCAAACTTGTAACTAGATTCTTGCACTCTTTATTATCTTTTAAATGATCACATCTTCCGTGCATAAAATCTGCTTGTGGAAATATCctgcttttcttaaaattatggattagcatatgtgttatgaaaatcgtgttttattatgaaaaatagtttcaTGAATGATTTGATGGAAAATAGCTTTGTTatgaaatctgaatctaatcatGTTGTTTagtgtttttcatctatttataCGTATGTTTTACGAAAAATATGTATGCTTTCTAAAGGttctcagatagctatgtatgATCTCTTGAATTGAGAAAATCAACATCCGGAGCTAGCATCCATATGAACACTAACCCCGCCAACGGGTATAAAGTTGACATATGAACATAAATCTATAGCGATTATGAACACTGCCCTGTCACGGGTATAAAGTGACCATAGCACGAATATCTATGAGCAATATCTTGAACTATGATATGGCTAAATGGTTGAAAGACgatttatgtatttattagcAAAATAAATTTGGAGTTATGTttatgaaatatgtatgatttaTGCACGCATGATTTGCTATAACTTGTTTTATTATACTGTATTATGAAAtgtttattttgaaatatctgttatttttcttaaatgatgcattgatacggaaaaacttatgcttgatccggtaaggtagtgaaaggtttacttactgagctgtcgcttatatatctctatttttatttttctttctttagggGAATAGGATCGATAGGAACGAAGGATGGTCCAGGCTTAGAGTTCGCGCTAGCAAACTTGGCAATCTATATAGTAGAGCAGAACCTTAGTTCTTCAGTTGATTATGAAATTGTAGTTAGTGATTTTCTGAGTAGTAATAAAATTGAATTTCTATTGATTCTCTAATTATGGATTTGGTATTTATGTCTGGATTTAGGCGCTCTGAACCAATATTAgtttttatttaatgaataatgaAATTAAATTTCTATTGATTCTATTATATTTGAGATAGATCTGAAAGTTAAACGTAATGTTGGCTTCGTGTTATCGTGGGCTGTATGCCTCAGTAGCACAGCCGTGTCATGCTCCGAATCTAGGGCGTGACAAATCATGCTCCGGGTCTGGGTCGTGACAATATCAACTTGTGATTAACATGCAAGCTTTTGAGGTGTGTCTACCTCATCTTCTTGATggatatattgatatattacataatttattttctcatatatatatatatatatattatttatagataaaaataatttttcattattatcAACTATTTTGTGGATCTATAGGAAGTAGCACAGCCGCTGGATCTTAGTTGAATGATTCAAATGTTGTATTTACTAATTTATATTGGAACCGGTGGATTCATATCCAACGGTCCATTTTGATGGGAGGAAACTAAGAGTTGCTTCTAATTCAGAAAAGAACTGAAATATCCACTTGAGAGTTGACGCTCAAACCCAATCCGACCCAGATACCATCCCTGTTtggatctctttcttcttcaccGATCTGAGAATTCCATCCACTTTGCAACCCAGTTTCTCTCTACCCGTTCATCGACCGGCTGGCGCTCGCCGGGTaagtctctctctctaactaattttattttatgaacATAAAGATTGTTTTGataaaaatcaatttaattgGCATTCCTTTCCATTCTAGCTCTTAATTTCTGGTGGAGCTTCGTAAGCCGAAGCGTCCTCCAAGTTTATTTGAGCCTCATGGATAATCTTTATTTTCCAAGGGATGTCAAGGTTTAGGtatttcatttcattttattttatttttaaaaggctAGGCAAATTTTGAGAATTTGCTGTTCTAAGTCGACAGAAAGTCTTTAGAAAATTTGAATAAGGAGTTGTCAAAGTAGTGCGTATtgcaaataattaatttaggTAGATGTTGTTTAAATCTATGGGCCATATTTTCATCCTTTTTGGATTCACATTGGTTGCACAATCTGTGctgactttattttttttactgaaCATGTTGATAGAAAGCTTGGTTATGTAGTGCAcaatttcctttcttttctcgtTTATTTTTTATGGGTTGTCTTCTAGTTTTTCTTAGTTTCGAGTTATATAAATGACATATGCACGTGAAGATCTGCTAGTATTCTTGAAAGATATACATTTTATTACAATCATTATGGTATTATGTAATTGGTCTTATATTTGGATTTGGGTTTCGTGGTGCAGGAATTGGAATGGCAGATGGTGCACATAATGAACTTGAGGACCTTGGAGGTCTAACTACATCAATAGGGAAACTAAACATTGAAAATTCTTCATTGCCATCGGCTAGGGGAGATCAAAATGATCTACAAGGTTTGAGTTCATGCTCCTGCTAATGCTTTGTGAAATCAAATACCTGACTTTCTTCTTGATATGTTATCTTGTCGAGTATTTTGGCTTTAGATCTTGTTCTTGGTCTGTAATTATCACATAGAATGTTATAATGGCTCATGatagttttcaaaattttaattgttGTACTCTATGGACCTGAAAATGACATCCTTTTGAACTTTTGTTCTTGTCATGTAAAGGACAGTTATCATCAAGAGTTGGTTCTTTGTGAATCTAGGTGCAGATTTAGCACATTATCAAGTGATCATTTCCACTTGTTATAACGTATATTACCCAAAATCGTTTGGCACTTTATTGATATAATTTTCTTAACCTTTGGCCttcaagtttttctttttctaactaTATAAGAAATCCTTTGGTGACTTTTTAGTTTATATATATTTGCTAAAGTATTGATCTTTTATTGTAATGAATGAAAAACCATTGAAAGTTGAGTGTCCTGCTCTTGTTGGGACAACAGATTCACCAGCTATATTAGCGTTGATATGAGGTGTTGTTcaaatttaagaaaatataatCATACTCTATATTAGCTTTAGAATATTCTAACATCCTGAAAATTAGGTAGCTGCACATGTCAAGGGATGTTCAAATCATCTTTATTTTTCGAGGGTTACTTGAGTTGCTATTGTCAGATGTTCTGCTTATGCCTTTTTTTAAGTAACATACCAGGTGATTTATATTGCATAATTTTAGATGCACATTCTTTAAGTTAGCCTAACATTCATGGAAGTATACCCTAGATGAGGGGCCCCAAAAAACTTACTGAGTTAATTTCATGGAAATGTCTAATTGAGACATTTACACTAAGCAAGCATGTTCGAGATGACAAAGATACTTCCATGCACGATGGATAGCATTGTTCTCTAACACATAATAGATTGCTTGAAATTAGTGATTTTGTCATATATTATATATGCTAAATAGGTTTAATCAATACATGGAGTGGGATGGTCCCCTATGTTATACAGCACGTACAATGTCTCAAATAATGATATGCTCTGTTAATATACAAATgccattttcttttccttttttaattaaatatggcACAGATAGGCTTCATTTGCCACTTCATTTGAGTTATGCCATGATATTACTATCTCCAATTGACACTTGGCAAATCCAGCAACAGAAAATCAAGGGCCTCCAAACTCAAAAAAGCCCATCTGTGAGAACAGTTTTGAAGTCAACTTACTAACTACACTGGAAAGCTTGTGTGCTGTTATGTGTCTCTTATGTCAGGTCCTGCAAAGTTTATGGGAGCCAACCTTGTGCCTTAGAATTTCCTTTTTGTAGAGATATTATGGTTTAGGCAAATGAATTGGGGTTATCCTTAGTTAATTTTACCACCATTGAAAATAAATACTAGACTTTGACTTTTACTTTTAGTTCCATTATCTGaattatatcatttttttttaaaaaaatgtggtTGTTATTGCTAATTATAAGTAACCAGATGCAATTTTAGGAGGTAAAGGAATGTGTGATTTTTAGGTGCTCAACCACTTTTTAAGTTCCTGAAAACCTTTGTAATCACTATTGCTCATTTGTTAAATCAATGGCATATATACTCAATGGCTGCTTATAAATACATAGAtagtacatacacacacacaatatatacatgcatacatacacacatatacatataatattgtatattgGATATTTCAATTTTTTCATGTATTATTGGAAGGACTAGTTATACTATATGATATCTATGGTtgaaaaaagaatatatatatatatacacatatatgtacTTATTCTATGTTTTTGGGAGAACGAGAGTTTATTGTGTGGGTTATATGACGTATGTTCTAGTTTCCCATGGTCATCCAGTCGGTAATTTCGAATTTGTTTTACCCTGCAATGTTATATCCTCTCTGCGCATTTGCTATCTATAGGTTTTAAAGAGTTTCCATggagtttgaatctttaaaAGCATCTATTATAGTTGATTTATAAGGAAATAACTAGATTTGTTGACTTAGCACAATTTTGTTTCAGATGATGGAAGTGATAATTTTTGGTTTGAAGATGATCTTTCAAATGAAATTGTAGATGATGGCTCGAGTCATGCATCTGTATTGAACAGAGAAGGGAGGTGCAGGCACAACAAAAATCATACAGTATCCTTTCAGACTGTACCAAATCATTCACTTATCGTCGTCTACTAGCTTATGtgtgcagattttttttctaattcatTACTGATTTTCATGTCTATATTGTACAAGATCTTCTCAAAACTTTTTGAACCATGACCCTTTGGATAACTTGACAAAATTTTGGATGGGATATCGAGACGGTATAACGGCAGGCAAGGAAGCTTCTGCACAAGAGGGTTTTAATGTTGGCTTTAGGCAATCTGTGCATGTTGGTTATAGATGGGGCCTTGTCAGGGGCATTACTAGGTAAAAAGAGGTTCCTGCTATGAGTCCTGATCTATATGCATGAATATGTCAAGTCATTTTTGAAATCTATTGATTTGTACTGATTGcccttctttcttttaaaatttttttggtaATTACAAACACAGTGTGCTCGCTGGCCTCTCAGATTCCTCTAAAGAAAAGTTGGTGAAGAAATTTGAGATCAGGGATAGGTTCCTGAATTTGGATAAATCTGTGCAAGCAATATCCGCAAATGATGCTCTCAAAATGTATAATAGCATCTTACAGAATGGATCAGTGCATTCTCATGATCATTCAGAAGGAGATCTGCAAGCAGCATCCTTGACAGATGAAGATTCAAGTTCCAATaagttagagaatatttataagGACCTTATTTCTCTTCTCAATGATGCTCCAGAAATTAACGTGAATGCAATTAAGACATGAGTTGGTTGAATGATTGTCCTGTTGAAGGAATGTTCTGGTATTATATGAATGAACAAATAGCTTGTATTCCTTATATGGTGGCCTATCAGTTACATTTCACTGCAAAATTGTCACCATACCATTCTGTGTTAGCGCGTTATAGACTGGAGTTGTGTAATCTGTAGAGATATGCTTTTTGTTGGTTTATTGTAGCTTCTTCTTCCTTGTAAGTCATTACAATAAATGTTATGATGAAACAATTCCAGACTAgtttatttcaatattttacctgttattatattatatgcaaTCCATATTTTATATAGTTATTGATTTTGGTTAaagatattatatttttatttttagaggaAATGTCTAGATGGACAGGTTTTACTTCTGACTCTGCTAAATTATGACATCAAACCATTTAAGTGCAAATATTATAAAGTCTACTTCTTCAGcttatgtttctttttttagCATGGAAAGGCTATCTTGGGCTGTTGCCTTCAAGTCATTGATAATTGGAAGAGATTCATATCCGTTTTTTAAAAACTCAAATGCTTCTATAATCTGAAGAAGCCAGCTCCGGCCCATGTTTGGTCTTACTACAGCATCATATTTTGTTTGGGTTATGCTAATCATCAGCTGGTTGGTAAATGTCTGTATGACATATCAAATTAGACATCCACATTGTTGATCATAATTTACAACGTTCAAAAATACCTATAAACAACAATAATGTTTTTGGGTCTCTTTTGCATCAAATGTTTTGGTTTATGTTTTACAAGCATTCAATTGTACACACATTCAATTTTACAAGCATTCAAGTCTATCGGGTTTTGTGTTCCCAAGCATTTTACAATCTGAAGATTATGTTTGATGATGTGAATTTTCCATCTTAAGTTCCTACCATGCATTTTAACTAACACACAAACTCATGGGTACCATTCATTTCATGTGTAGCCTTGATAGATAGGTGACCTCCAAAATATGTGATTTTCTCTAGGTACTTTAAATATTACAGATTATAGTAATTGATTTACATACTTTAATTTA
Encoded proteins:
- the LOC120112857 gene encoding gibberellin-regulated protein 5, with protein sequence MASKMRMVVLSFVFMLLLSIEGQANHHSPSPAAQPGNTPAPTPQPIKFPLYGTTQGSLQPQECPGHCASRCSATAYKKPCMFFCQKCCSKCLCVPPGTYGNKEFCPCYNNWKTKRGGPKCP
- the LOC103714669 gene encoding protein yae1-like, whose translation is MADGAHNELEDLGGLTTSIGKLNIENSSLPSARGDQNDLQDDGSDNFWFEDDLSNEIVDDGSSHASVLNREGRCRHNKNHTMGYRDGITAGKEASAQEGFNVGFRQSVHVGYRWGLVRGITSVLAGLSDSSKEKLVKKFEIRDRFLNLDKSVQAISANDALKMYNSILQNGSVHSHDHSEGDLQAASLTDEDSSSNKLENIYKDLISLLNDAPEINVNAIKT